A segment of the Coffea arabica cultivar ET-39 chromosome 8c, Coffea Arabica ET-39 HiFi, whole genome shotgun sequence genome:
GAAAGTTGACTCTGGCATTATTAAGAGGTTATCACATTTCTCATGCCAGACAACAGTGCCCATAGCTGGTTTGGTAAAATTCTTCTAATCAAGAATTAAACTAAATCCTAAAAAGGCAGTAGTGTAGGGAAATTAGATCGTCCTTGTACTTCTGAGCAAGTTCAAAGGAAACATCTTCCTTATGGAATATAAGTATATTACCATTACTCAAACAACCGATCAACATAGTTTGCTTCTCTATGTGGTCACAGTGATGGCAGACCTGGCCAACAGAAAAGCAAAAGGTCTACTCAATTTTATAAACCGACACCCGTCTTCAGTAAAGAAGGGTCTATCCTGAAGAAGAGCATCCTCCTAAACAATCCCTTCCAATGAGATCTAACTAGAAGGTACAAGCAAAAGTTCTAACTTCAATTGAAATCCTATTTTTCACCAACATTTACTCTGATAGAATTTCAACCAATGTTTGGTCAAAACAAAAGCAGAGGACAGGAAAGTAGTAAAGAGACTTTCCTCCTGCAAAATGAATTAACCCGGTATATAGGAAGGGGAGGGAAAAGAGGAGAAAGATTACCAAAgttatacttaaaaaaaaaaaaaaaaaaatcacccgAGAACTCTCCCTCTCTCCACAACCTAGGGATGTATCTCATGTTCCCATCCTCTTTAGGCATCAAAAGAAAGTAGTGATGTTATTGATGGTTAAAATGTTCCTTAACCGAATATTACTATGTTATGGCGAATGATgatttctaatgaaatgtacCTAAGGAAAGCCACTATAAaaccaaagctgaaaatgaaCACTTTGTTTCCCAGAAAAGGATCACAACTATCTCTGCTGTCAAAATAATTTACCTGTCCTCAAACATGTTACTTATGTAGCTCCCAACAAAAATATTTACGGGTAAAACTGTCAAGCCAAGACCTGCCAGGAAGATTGCAACTGTGCCCGTAGACCACCTAAAGTAGTTCGTTGTAACAACGCTAGATTCTGAGAGTAAAATTTCCATTGCATACTTCAACATGAAGTAAATCAACAGTTGAACCTGAAAAGATCAAGTTCCATAAGCATTGTGACACATGTAAACCAATTCTATACAAACTATTGATTTATATTTACTAGGTTACTCATTTTGGACTTCAGGGTTTGAACCAAGATGGAACAAAGGAAGCCAACTCACTGACCACACAATTTGTGAAACTCATTACACAAAGGGACGGGAAAAATCATTTACTTCACTTTATGGATCAGAGTGTTTGGTGATAGCTATAAATCTCCACTGCCTCTTTAACCCAACATAATGGAGGGGGAAGAGGGAGTCCACAAACAGAAAAGGACTCGGATAAATGAAGTGACTTGGTCAGCTAATTCATGCAGTTGTCACCAAAAGCTATATATTCATCCCTTACAGACACCAAAAcacccaaaaagaaagaaaatgcaaaaacttTATCATTTGATTAATTCATTTCACAACCAGAACGAAACTGTGTTGCACATAACTCTGATAAAGCTTCTTTCTTGTATCAAAGTAATAGCAAGTTAAGAGAACTTGCAAAGAACTATGACCTTCAAAGTATaacaaaagataaaattcaaacaaaatgaacttgtagcgtGATGATTTCTCATTTGTTTTACCATTCCAATTACTGAAAAGAAGATGTAGATGAAGAAAGAAGCAGCAAATTCATCAGCAACAAACACAGACAGAAATAGAAAATTTATGATCCATCTAACCATTCCCCTGATTCTTACTTTTTTGGATCAATTCGTTCTCACATAATCCAGTATATTAACTTCCTGTAGATGCAGGAAGGAAGTGCACTTAACCTAGATAAAATGAAACAAATCCACCCACTTTCAAATAACATGTTTTATTGGACACTTCGGATCCAGAAACCTCAGAAGCAAGTACGAGCTTACCTTCACTGAAGGTGTGAGCAATCTATATGCTGATCCTATTGAGGTGGCTGGCCCACGAGATTCCTCAGAAGCTTCTTCACTTCCATCATAATCTTGGTCGTCATCCTGTTGCTGGTTTTCCTCTGAAGTCAGGAGCAATGGTTGTGCAAGGCCCTTTTCTAGGTTTTCACTTTCCActgtcacaaaaaaaaatcagaccTCTCAATATCACTTTTAAGTGCTGAAAAAGGAAAACTGAAGCAAATGGAATGATAGTTATAACACAAGAAAGAGGGGCggaattcaaattttattgtAGATAATATGTTTCAGATTGTAATCTAACACAAGGTAAAAACTGAAACAACATCGACTTCATTAAAAGCAAAGCACACACTTCAAAATCACGATTTAGGTTTCCAAATGTTCAAGCAGCACCTAAGGGTAAAACCTCATTTCCAGCCCTACATGGGAAAGTACATATACAACTTATGAGGTCAAAGCAAAAAAAGGGACATCAACTTGAAATCTTTTATTGGTAAATCCTCTAGTCCTCGACAATGCAAAACTTAAATCTCAACTTTGTTCCAAATTAACTCTTCAGCCATTTTTGTGGAAAATTCGGAAGggcaaaaggaaaaggaacaTACATCCCAAATTAGGAATACAAGGCAAAAAGGAGATTGTAAAAATAAACGTACCATTATTTGACCCTTCTGAAATATGATTCTTGTCATTTTCACGAGAAGGTTCTCTAAATGAGATCCACAGCCATACTAGATAGGCCAACCATGCAAAAGCCATAACCCAGCCAGGTAAGGTGTTTTGATTAAATGTGAGTTTGTATATCTTAAAATTAGTCTGAAGTAACCCGGCCAGTGCAGGACCACATGCCATTCCAAGTGCACTAGCACTAACGAAGCCTGCTGAAGCCTGCATGCGAATCTTAAGTGGCACACAGTCGCTGATATAACGTCGGTTAACAGCTCTAGCTGAACCAAAACTGCACAGATAAGTGTTATTACTGTCTAGACAACAAAAGATAAATCATATATATGCATGGACGTGGCTGTTGCTGTGATGTGCAAAGACAAATTAATTCCACAAAGTGAAATACATACCCGCAAAATAGTCGTCCAATAAGAAGAATAGTTATTGAATTGAAATCAAAAGCCAACGCGTACAAGACATTTCCTAGAAAAAGAGCTATGCTGCTAAACAGCAAAGGCTTGAAGTATGACTTGTTAGACCAAGCACTGAAGTATACAGAAGAGAAAATCTGAGCGACAGCCATTGATCCAATTATAACACCACAAACTGTTGCAGCAGCACCTAGGCTTATTGAGTAGTCATCTGCAGTGGGGACAATAATATATGTATTGACCATATAAAGAAATGTGTTTGCCAAGTTCAATAGAAGAGACATAAAGTGGTAACTTCCATCTTCAATATGTTCCTCAATGGGAGTAGGTAATTCTTCTTGCATAATAAGTGCATGTTGCGCTaggaaatgaaggaaatttGTTGAATAGGTTAATCTATCAACAGCTGATTTTAAAGAGTCGACCACAGGATCCTGCAGATATACCATAAAGAGGGAAGCAAATGATGAGTATTTCCCAgcaaataaatgaattattgttAGTCAAAAGGACCTTTAAGAAGGACAACCAAGGTAAAGGCTAAAATCTATACAATCCAATTAGTTGACTGCATCGTAAATACAGATTACCTGTAGCGGTAGAGCAGGCTGGTCATAAATTGATAAGTAGCTTCCCTGACGGTCCTGAAGCTCCGCAAGATTGCGGGATATTGCTCCAACAACTGCTCCTACCCCCTGCCAGTGATATCCATTCTCAATAACATCACTTTCTATCAATGCTTTGTTTCTTAAGAAACCAGAACTGTCAGCAAAACAATGACAACAACAACATAGTCCATGGCTAAGTTTCTAATCTTTTCTATCAACAGGAAGGATGGAAAACTTCATTTGAGAAGAGAGTTTTTTAAGTTTTCTTTAGCGATAAACTTTTGGAAACAATAAAACAACATCACAAATAAGTACCACAAACATCCAACTTATAGATTTGACACAAAGCATTCAAGTTGAGCACATTACCACATGCTTGAAAACTTGCTGAAGCTGAGAATAGGGATGATTAGCACGAGTTTTGACATAGTAATCAGTGAATTTAGAGCCAAAGCGTTTGTCAAACTTCTTGAGGATCTTTCGCAGTCCAATGGCATTTACTTCAACAAAAAAGAGAAGCTTCAAAAGATCTCTCCCTACTTCTCTATAAGCCTCTCGGAGCTCTGATATCTTACTTATATCAGGCTGCTCCTGAAGAGAATCTTGCTGTTCATTAAGTTTTTCTATCCGGCTAGCAAGTAGGCCTTGTTGTTccagaagaaaaagaacaatCTTCTCAATCTGTgacagcaaaaagaaaaaataaaaaatgagtgAATGAGAAGTCAATTTTCAAACTTATACTAACGAAGTTATTCTTGCATTACAAACCTTTCTTATGAGTATATCACAAACATATACATATGAAATTTCAGTTTACCCTGTTACGTTATTGCTTATTACATCTCAAAaaagacacacacacactaacGAGATAGTGGAATTGTAAAAgcttaaggggagaaaaaatgCATATTTCTGCTGGTCCTCAAGACAGGCTGTAGCAGACAGCATGTGGGTGTGCAATATGTTAATTCTCTAAACATGCAGGGAACTAATGAACTGCAGCAATTGACATACTTATGGCAGTTAACCTTTTCATCTATACAAACACCCTTCCCTTCCCCCCACAAAAACacaacacaaaaaaaaggaccgaaaaaaaaaaagatcccaATTCAAGTAAAGTAAATATTTCCCAATATCTCTCATGAACAAtatgtttctttttttataaTCAAATCATCAGCCAAATAACCTGATATGTTTGTGTTTCTATTCAAGTCAAATCATGCATCAACAAAATTGGAGAAGTACCTGGTTATCCAACATGCGAGAGAAATCCTTGAGAACATATCTGCGATCTAGTGCTCCAGCTTGAATCTGGAGGGTGTACTGCTTGACTTTTTTCTTCATTAGCTTGTAGTTGATATAGTATCTGAAAGATAGCATTCTATAACATCTCACACATCGACATAAACATAGCTTGTAAGTACATAACAAGAACTGGCAACAAGTAAAAAAAGGTACTGGCAGCAAGTTACATCTGTCATAATTGCTACCCTTTTCTCACTTCAAGTGCTTTTCTACATGCCACAGCAATTGAGTCCCCATATTATTAGACTCCACTTTTCTCCTCAATTAAGCAAGGCATACATTTTACTGTAGTCTATTAAGTTGATGCATCTCTTTTATCTAAACTAGCAGATGTGAAGCTATATCCCATTGAAAAAACATGTTGTACTCCTCAAAAGAACTAACTCCACAGAAAAATCATCTGTATACCCCCAAGCATAGTGGACAAAAAATGTAGCTCTACTGTTCAGCATAATTTACTTTACTCAAAGTCAATCAGCTTTCTATTTTAGTTTGAAGAGTAAAAGTTTTTTGGTAATCTATAATTTGTTCAGAACTTGTTTTGGTCTAAGCTACAGATAACTGAACATCTCATTCTTGCCAAAACAAATATTTTGCAGAGTCATTAGTTTCCAACAAAAAATAATGCGAGAAAAATTAAGCTTTTATAGCATATGGAAAATTATTTATGCATTTTGCCTTTTTTTCTGACAAAGAAGAAAAACGATGCTAGAGAATGTTAAATTCAAACTTAATGAAAATAATGCAGGCAACATACCCTTGCCATTCTTGAatttgtctttccttcagcTTCTTCCCAAATGCAACCATCTCTTACTACAGAAAAAGGATGAAACCTCGCATAAGAGTGACATTGCACAAAAATATGTGTGTACTAAGAATAAGTAAGTGTCTATACCAATGCATTTATGAGGATGTCATTTACAACTAAATCAATATCACCTTTACAACAACAATGGCAATGCTAAACATGCTATCTGAAAAAGTGGAACTTGTAAAGATGATTTTAAGTATCATAAACCTTTTCTTTATGGACTGAATATACTCGCATTGATGAGAACTAGACATGCAGTAACAGTTCAATCGTGCACAGGATTCATTGTTTTCTGAGGTCGAAATGTCACACAACCAGTTTACCAAATTTGAATCAttacaaatgaaaaacaaagaaaaaaaaaaagaaaagaaacaaataaattaaaaaaaagttacatAATAAGGCACAGGTTCTCACATTTTtagttgtatatatatatatatatatatatcataccTATCATGCTGATCTAGCAGCAAGAGTTCTATACATCCTTCTTACATATTCAATTCCAAGTATTAATCTTGAATTTTCTAAATCTCAAAACATAAGGGAATCACCAGCTTTCAGCATAAAAGGATAACGTCAACTCCTCCAATCACTTACATGCTAGGCAGAACATATTTGGTATTAAATTGTTCTCGtttctgataaaaaaaaaaactagttttaTATCAGCTAGGTAAGCTCGATCACGTGTTGATTTTCAGTAGCTTATAACAGGTAATCCCAATCTAAATCCAAGATTAAGTCCTCCAGCTCTAGACCTACCTTAAAAAATAacaaatctttttctttctttttttggttaagTTACACTTCTTTGTAACACCAAACTTTCAgattttccttccaaaccaaAAAGAAGCAGACCAATTGAGCAGCAATGATCATGCACTTTTCTGATGACTAGCAACTAAATTCATGGACACTCCAATTCAACA
Coding sequences within it:
- the LOC113707091 gene encoding SPX domain-containing membrane protein At4g22990-like, translated to MVAFGKKLKERQIQEWQGYYINYKLMKKKVKQYTLQIQAGALDRRYVLKDFSRMLDNQIEKIVLFLLEQQGLLASRIEKLNEQQDSLQEQPDISKISELREAYREVGRDLLKLLFFVEVNAIGLRKILKKFDKRFGSKFTDYYVKTRANHPYSQLQQVFKHVGVGAVVGAISRNLAELQDRQGSYLSIYDQPALPLQDPVVDSLKSAVDRLTYSTNFLHFLAQHALIMQEELPTPIEEHIEDGSYHFMSLLLNLANTFLYMVNTYIIVPTADDYSISLGAAATVCGVIIGSMAVAQIFSSVYFSAWSNKSYFKPLLFSSIALFLGNVLYALAFDFNSITILLIGRLFCGFGSARAVNRRYISDCVPLKIRMQASAGFVSASALGMACGPALAGLLQTNFKIYKLTFNQNTLPGWVMAFAWLAYLVWLWISFREPSRENDKNHISEGSNNVESENLEKGLAQPLLLTSEENQQQDDDQDYDGSEEASEESRGPATSIGSAYRLLTPSVKVQLLIYFMLKYAMEILLSESSVVTTNYFRWSTGTVAIFLAGLGLTVLPVNIFVGSYISNMFEDRQILLASEIMVLLGILFSFHVIGKYTVPQYVCSGLVMFVSAEVLEGVNLSLLSRVMSSRLSRGTYNGGLLSTEAGTIARVIADGTITLAGFLGQNKLLNFTLLPSLLICVASIIATCCTYNSLY